The Deltaproteobacteria bacterium genome includes the window CGCGCCAAGGGCCTGGAGAGCCGTCCCCTGCCCGTGTCCCATGCCTTTCATTGTCCCCTGATCGAGCCCATGCTGGACCGGTTCGAGACCTTTTTGCGCGGGCTGCGTTTTGCCGCGCCGAGGATTCCCATCCTGTCGGGGTGCACCGGCGAACATCTCGGCCCGGATGTGGAGTGGCCCGCTTATTTCCGCGCCCAGACCCGCCAGCCCGTGCGTTTTTCCGACGCGCTGCGCCGGGCCGGGGAAAGCGTGTTTCTGGAACTCGGGGCCAGTCCGACCCTGACCTCCTATGGCCGGCAATGCCGCGAGGACGGGATCTGGCTTTTTTCGGCCAGCGCCGGCGCCGGAATGAAGCCCATGGCCCAAAGCCTGGCCAGATTGCACGCCCTGGGCTTTGATCTGACGTGGCGCTGGCAGATGGACGAGGCGGTCCGGCCGGAGGCCATGCCGCCCTATCCGTTCGAGCGGGAACGTCTTGTGCCGGAGTTTGCCCTGACCGCGCCCCAACCGCCCATTTCGACGGCGGAAAATGATGCCGCAAAAAATTCAAGTAATGCTTTAGGAAATAGCGATGACGCCGCCGTGCGCCTGGCCATGCTCCAATGCGAGGCCTTTCAGCGGATCTGCGCCATGCAGCAGTCTTTCTTCGGCGTCCGGCCGGAGAACGGGGGGCAGGGGGAATGAAAACGCTCTTCATGCTTGGGCATGCGGGCGGCAACGCCGTTCAGTACGCATCCCTGTTCGCGGGCATGGGAAAAACAATGAAGCTGGTCCCACTGGAATTGCCCGGTCATGGCCGGCGTCTGGGGGAGCCGCTGCTGGACAACATTGCGGACATGGTCCGCGATCTGCGCCGTCAGGCGCTCGACGCCTTGGCGGAAAGCACCGACTATGCCCTTTTCGGGCACAGCATGGGCGGCATCCTGGCCCACGCCCTGGCCGTTGACCTGGAAGGGCACGCCCCGATTCCAGCCCACGTGGTCATTTCCAGCACCTGCACGCCCGGACGGCACCATATCCCGTCCGGATTCCCCGAACTCTCGGACCAGGATCTGTGGCGGGAGAGCGCGGCCTATTTCGGCGGCATGCCGGATCAGATCGCGACCAGCGCGGAACTCATGGCCCTGTTCGCGCCCATCCTGCGAGCCGACCTGAAAGCGGTCCTGGACTGGGACTGTCCGCGCCTGCCGGCCGTGGACGCGCCCATCACGGCCCTGTGCGGCGACGCCGACATCGTGGACATGGAAGACGCGGAAATCTGGCGGCGTTACACAACCAGGGACTTTGCCGCCCACGTCCTGCCCGGCGGACATTTTCACGTCTTGGAACGGCCGGAAAATTTGGAAGAGCTTCTGGCCATGATTTTGAACGGCCTGCGAATTTTGAATTTTTCAACAGTCCGCTAGGCGGGATATTGGCGCGGCGTTAATTCTTTGGAATTCGCGGCAGGCGCGCCGAGTGCCAGACCGCCACGATCCACGCCGTTTCGCCTACTGTTCGGTAGAAAAAGCGATACGGCCGCACAACGATTTCACGATGCGGGAGTTCCGGAAATTCGGGAATCACGCGGCCCGATTCCGGAAAGTCGGCCAAGCGACTCAAGACGGATTCGGCTTTTTGTCGGAACTGACGCGCCGCTGCGGGGTTGTCCGATCGGATGTACTCCAGGCCCTCGAGAAACTGGCGCCTTGCCGAGGGCGTAAACAAAATGTTCACAACCCGTCTCCAAGCAGGGCGTCGGCCTCGTTCATGACGCTGCCCAGGGTATGTCCCTCCCTTGCGGCGATTTCGCGTTCTCCCGCCGCGAGCACTCGCAACAAATTCCGTTCCTGTTCCAGCTTTTCATAGGCCTCGACACTTTGCATGACCGCGACGGCGCGTCCTCGTTGCGTGACAACCATTGGGCCCGTGCCGGACCGCAGTTTCTTGAGCACGGCGGCGGCATCCTGTCGGAAATCACTGATCGGGACGATGTCGGGAATTTTTGGCATGGCGCGCCTCCTTTTGTATGTTCTGAAGTACTTTTGGACGTACTTTTCTGTCAATGCGGAATTTTTCGGCCGCCTGTGTTCTGCCGACCGCGCGCACTCGTGAACGCCAGGAATCGGTCAGGCCGGCCCGCATGGCCACTCCAACTCGGGAAAGATCAGCTTCGTCGGCCCGGTCGGGCCTGTTCCGGCCACGGTCAGCCAGTGGTCATGGTCCAGATGCAGGTGGCGCCAGCAGAAATCCTCGCCCTGGACGGAGCCCCCGTCCCCCTGCGTATCGACCAGCAGCGGGTCGCCCAGCAGCCCGCTTCCCCGCGCCTTGAGCACCGCTTCCTTGATGGTCCAGCGCCGGATCAGCTCCGCGTGCGGGACGGCGTGCGCCTGGATGGCGCGCAGTTCCCCGGCCGTGAAGACGATGCCGAAATCCTCCACCGGTAGCGGCCGGATCTCCTCCACATCGACGCCGACGCGCGCCTGACCCGGTCCGCCGACAGCGCAGACGGCCCACCGCCCGGAATGGCTCAGACTGACGCCGCGATCCAGGCCCGGCACAAAGGGTCGCCCCTCGGGCTCGCGGCGCGGCGCGGCCAAGCCCTGGCGCAGCTCCCATCCGTGCAGCACGCGCAGCCCATGGGCCAGGAGCAGCCGGGCCAGAATGCGGCGACAACGGTCTTCGGCGCGGCGATTCTTGCGGATGGACGCGCTCTCGACTTCGGGCAGCAGGGGCAGCACGGCGTTTTCCCAGGCGTGGTCGAAGCGTGCGATGTTCGCGGCCAGCACCAACGGCCCGGCATCAGTCACTGCCGTTCTCCGCGCCGCCCATAGCCGGCGATCTCCCGCAGCCGCCGCTCCAGGGCCGTCAGCAAACCCTCCAGACTGGCGGCCGTGAATTCCTGGCCATGGGCTTCGATGGTCACATCCAGCCTGCCGTCGCGGATCAGACTGGTCACGGCCAGCTTGGCCTGCTGCGGATAATCAGGGGCCACGTCGCTGGGAAAGCCGATGCGCTCCAGGGCCAGCGGTCCGCCGCCAGCGTCCGAGGCATCGCCCAGATAATTGAAGAGCACATCCGCCGTGTAGTCCGTCAATTCCACTCCGGCCACATGCTTGAGCACACCGAAACCAAGCCCCTTGTCCGGCGCGGCGTCCAGGGTCTGGCGCACACCGTTGACGGTCGCGACAAGGTCCGCCCGCGCCATGAGCGCCACGGGGTGGACCGTGGTGAACCAGCCGACGATGGCGCCGGGCGCCACGTCCGGAAAGAGTTCCTGCCGGCCGTGCCCCTCCAGATCCACGGTCAGGCCGGGTGCGCCGCGCCAATCGCGCGCGGCCAGCACCAGGCCCGCCAGAAGCAGGGCGTCCATGTCCGCGCCAAGGGTCTTGCGGCAGGGGCCGAGGAGGTTGCGCGTGGACTCGGCGTCCAACAGCACGGAGCACTCCCGCAAATCGGTCTTGCGCCGCGCGGCGACCAGCGCGT containing:
- a CDS encoding thioesterase, which produces MRGLSADLRHAAVFLRRPAGERGAGGMKTLFMLGHAGGNAVQYASLFAGMGKTMKLVPLELPGHGRRLGEPLLDNIADMVRDLRRQALDALAESTDYALFGHSMGGILAHALAVDLEGHAPIPAHVVISSTCTPGRHHIPSGFPELSDQDLWRESAAYFGGMPDQIATSAELMALFAPILRADLKAVLDWDCPRLPAVDAPITALCGDADIVDMEDAEIWRRYTTRDFAAHVLPGGHFHVLERPENLEELLAMILNGLRILNFSTVR
- a CDS encoding type II toxin-antitoxin system RelE/ParE family toxin, whose product is MNILFTPSARRQFLEGLEYIRSDNPAAARQFRQKAESVLSRLADFPESGRVIPEFPELPHREIVVRPYRFFYRTVGETAWIVAVWHSARLPRIPKN
- a CDS encoding type II toxin-antitoxin system Phd/YefM family antitoxin — encoded protein: MPKIPDIVPISDFRQDAAAVLKKLRSGTGPMVVTQRGRAVAVMQSVEAYEKLEQERNLLRVLAAGEREIAAREGHTLGSVMNEADALLGDGL
- a CDS encoding 4'-phosphopantetheinyl transferase superfamily protein, yielding MHGRQSGGFADGPGAAAAGDRRLWAARRTAVTDAGPLVLAANIARFDHAWENAVLPLLPEVESASIRKNRRAEDRCRRILARLLLAHGLRVLHGWELRQGLAAPRREPEGRPFVPGLDRGVSLSHSGRWAVCAVGGPGQARVGVDVEEIRPLPVEDFGIVFTAGELRAIQAHAVPHAELIRRWTIKEAVLKARGSGLLGDPLLVDTQGDGGSVQGEDFCWRHLHLDHDHWLTVAGTGPTGPTKLIFPELEWPCGPA